The genomic segment AttacatttgtatgtgtgtgcgtgtgtgtgtgtctgtgtgtgtgtgtgtgtgtgtaggttcaATCTGGACCCAGAGGTGAAGGCTACAGATGAGATGCTGTGGGAAGCTCTGGAGATAGCTCAGCTGAAGCCTGTTGTTAAATCACTTCCAGGAGGCCTGGGTGAGAAAACcttactgtctgtgtgtgtgtgtgtgtgtgtgtgtgtgtgtgtgtgtgtgtgtgtgtgtgtgtgtgtgtgtgtgtgtgtgtgtgtgtgtgtgtttgtgtgtgtgtgaaagagagagagagatagcgTTGTAAACTCAAGTGATGCACACAAActattatttattctttatgcTAGAGAATAGACAGTACCAATATTAAAAACCCATTcaaatgttcatatttatttttaaaaaaactaccTGTCTGGCACTGATCTGTACGACAAATACAACCATTGCTTCTCCAAGGTCACTTGTTCACTTGCTCGCCACACCAGTCAGAAGCTCTAGTGTCTCGATACAAAGATCTGGCCGCATATCAGAATACACgagcattgattttttttaactccctgACGGAGCTGCATTATGTGTGATGCTGCTCCGACGAGCCCCCCCGTTTACAGACCTGACGTTCACAGACTCATGATCAGATCAGATAGTGGCTGAGAGCTGTGCGCCTCTTCAACAGACTTAACTTACAGTCATGATGAATTCGTGGTATGCTGATGCATGGGGTCTCAACTCTGCACGGAGGCTTACTTTAGCTCTTGGTTGGTAATTTATCACtcagttctttatgactctgtcGTCTCCTACACTGTctcctgggggaaaaaaaaaaaaatcattcagtaATCTGGTGGAGTAATGGTCTGCTGCTGCTAATCTGGCCTGATGTAGGTAGCGAGACAGAGAGCTGCTGTCCCTTGTCCTGTGTGACACAGACAAATGCgtttgtgtaggtgtgtgaCATGCTGACACAGAGCTACTCACTGCTTTAGTTTGTATTCACTGGAGCCACACATTCAATGAGATATTGATCTGCAACCCAGCAGTTAACGGCTAATTAACTTTGCcctttaatttagtttaagTAACAGCACAGTGACCAGGCAGTGTTTAATGCTGCATATAAAGCAGAGTGTGTTGCTGGTGCCAGGAAGGCTTTTAGTTACTGCAGTGATGGTGAGTTTTATAAGAGGAGATTAAAGGGAAGTTGAttccatggaaaaaaaaaaaaaaaaaagtttaacctcattgtatttttaaggtttttccgtgtgtctgtgttacaggaggaaaatacaaaattcCAGTCAATAACgctgatgtttttaataatatttataaaataataccTCTCACTCTTTCatggtttcctgtctgtctctgtactgGCCAATAAAGATGcaaactgcaaaaaagaaaaagaaaaagaaaagcatcatgAAAGTCATGTAGTTGAACTTCTGCTGCTGTATACTTATTTATGTGACTCCAGACTTTGCAATAACTCAAGATAGCCCACATGTGCAGACCGATAGATCACTCGGGAGCAGTTTACTTTTTCGAGCACCTCTGTATGACTGTGCTTCATTCATAACACAGAATGGGAAATCAATATGATATTGATTTATCAGCTGTCACTGTAGTGTTATGTGTTACATCTAAAGCAATCTGCAACTTAACCTCTGTAGATCATACATAAATAGTAATATTGGCTGTGTAGTGTCTATATTCATTAGATTAAATGtattgaaaggttttttttgttctctcagATGCCATGGTGACGGAGGGAGGGGAAAACTTCAGTCAGGGTCAGAGGCAGCTGTTCTGCCTGGCGAGAGCCTTCGTCAGGAAGAGCAGCATCCTCATCATGGACGAAGCCACAGCGTCCATAGACATGGCAAcggtcagtgtgtgtttgacaaaatCTATAGAGAGAATCACTTATTTCAAAGGCCCACTCTTGAACTTTATGACCTTCTAAACCTTAAATgtccatactgtatattcatatgTAAAAGTTATAGATGGAAAATCTGCATTCTTGTTTCTCAACcaatctaaaatgaaaatattagctGATATTAGCAAcggaaaacaaagacaactttaGATTTAGTTGTCTAATGTCAATCAGTTTGGGAGCGATCGCAGGTTCTGATCAGGTTGTacttttaactgattttttttttttttttttacataagaggaggatttaaaaaaaggaagccaGAGTGGAGAATGAAGCGTGCATGAGGCAGAAAGCGAGAGACTGAGATGAAGGGAAAATACTGAGCGCAGTTAGAGCCTGAGGGGACTCGGTGTCTGTAAATGGCTGCTTCTTACTGAGGACCCTCTCCTGAATGATGGGTCACAAAGAGCCACATTTCTAGCTTACAATACCGCAGCAGCACTGCCCTGGaggaaacagtttgaaaaataagcCTCGGGAGGGTTGAacagtcattgttttttttttggtttgtttttttttaccagcatGAAGCAACCGTTTAAAATGGCTTTTTATTCTACACATACTCTGATTCTCAGTCAACATGAAAGTATGTTTATATGCCTCTGCCCCCACAGGAGAGCATCCTGCAGAAAGTGGTGATGACTGCATTTGCTGACCGAACAGTAGTTACTATAGCAGTGAGTATCTCCCCCTACACTGTGCCACTGCTCTGGGTACTAACAGCAATGTACAGTAAGACATTTGTGTGATAaagcattgattttttttttctttcttttaaaagacTCATTTAGGATGTTTCAGTGTAAATTAGTGGCAGACGCAGAGTGGTGCAGCTCTGTAGTAATCGTTCTCTTCCCCTCCGCCACGCAGCACCGCGTCCACACCATCCTGAATGCCGACCTGGTGATTGTGATGAAGCGGGGCATCATCCTGGAGTACGACAGACCCCAGGCCCTGCTGGACAAGGAGGACAGTGTCTTCGCCTCCTTCGTGCAAGCAGACAAGTAGcacaagaggagaaaagagaggaatcAACAAAGGAAGACATTCAAAGTGCAATTGTCCCATGgaatatattcattttattttttaatcctgttgtattatatttgtacataaaaaaatgttaattctttgttaataaaacataaattatcATTTACAATGGTATTTTTTGTTGGTGATGACTAAACTGATATAaaagtggttttgttttggtttttttttgcttgtgtatGTGAGACTTACTGCCTTGATATAAACAAATGAGTCACCAGTGCATAGCAGGTTTAAAATGACCTGGACCGTGCTGCTCAGCAAGACTAGGCTAAGCGCCAGACACCCAGCATAGTTATCACCTTCATATACTCGTGGGTGTCACTCTGGGATGAGAGTCTGTGCCCGCTGGAGCCCAGACTGACATTTGACATTAGAAAGTTATATGGATGCCAGAGGAGCAGAGCCTggcctgtaaaataaaatctgtccGGGGATGGTATGAACATCAGATCCAAAACCCAGGACCAGGCGATAATGAACGGACTAAATCTGGCTCATGCGGGTGAACAGCCCACGTTCTATTCATGTTTAAAGCTGCTGAAGTTTAAACCAAACAGCCTGGGGGCGGTTTACTCTGGAGTGCCCTAAATGTAATCCATTATATGTCCAGAGCTGATGTGCCTGTGGCATGTGGAGCTGCACAACTGAACTGTTTGCAATGGGCCCTCTCCTGCATTCTCACTGAAAATCACAGGAAGGgcaccagagagagagatggcggAGGGAGGGTCTGTCTCTCCGCACCACAACACAACGTCTCCATCTCAGGTTACCGAGCTCCAGTCAAGTGGCGGAGTCAGCACAGAGCCAACTGCGCCACATGAGCCTGCCCTCTCATCCGAAGGTGGCAAACCTCAGCTCAGAGGCCCATTATGCTCCCGCATTAACATTTTGCATCCCGCCGAATTCCTCTTTACGCAGCAGCACCGATGCGTCGATTCACACTGGGACGGGGCGCAGCtacgctcgctcgctcgctcgctcgctcggTGTGGTGATTGACGGCGGCAGCTGCAGGGCTGGAAGGGGAATCTTCTCATGGGACCTCGCGGCTGAGAAGCGCCTGATCTGGAGGCAACGTGAGGAGCGCGCATACCTCCAGAAGACGGGGGACAACACGACACAGCTGCCGAGGGACTGACACCTGCGCGCACCGGACTGGTAAGAAAAGGGCAGCTGGGCAGAGGAAGCTGGGCAGGGACAGTTCCCCTCAAAGCCAGCGGGCTGTGGGTGCATAGTATGGGAGCGATATGTTGTCCAGGAAAGGACTCATTCCGGAGGATTACGTGCTGACGCGTTTGGCTGAGGATGTCCTGCAGCCCAAGTTCAAGGCGAAACCGGGGAAAGCTCGGTTCGTCGCCAAGAACGGCACCTGCAATGTGGCGCACACCAACATCCGCGAACAGGGCCGATTCCTGCAGGACGTCTTCACCACCCTCGTGGATTTAAAATGGCTCCACACGCTCATCATTTTCACCATGTCCTTCCTGTGCAGCTGGCTTCTCTTCGGCATGATCTGGTGGCTCGTGGCCTTTGCGCACGGCGACTTAGACCGGCGGGGAGGCGACTTTGTACCGTGCGTCACGGACGTGGAATCCTTCTCCTCCGCTTTTCTCTTCTCCATAGAGGTGCAGGTGACCATCGGCTTCGGGGGCCGGATGATCACCGAGGAGTGCGTCTCCGCCATCATCATCCTGATCGTGCAGAACATCGTCGGACTGGTCATCAACGCCATCATGCTCGGCTGCATCTTCATGAAAACTGCGCAGGCCAACCGGCGCGCGGAGACGCTCATTTTCAGCAAGCACGCCGTCATCTCAGTCCGCAACAACAAACTGTGCCTCATGATCCGCATCGGGGACCTGAGGAAAAGCATGATCATCAGCGCCACCGTGCGGATGCAGGTGGTCAGGAGAACCACAACCGAGGAGGGCGAGCTGGTGCCTCTGGACCAGATCGACATCCAAATAGACAACCCGGTGGGCACCAACGGCATCTTCCTGGTGTCCCCCCTCATCATCTGCCACGTGATCGACAAGGCCAGCCCGCTGTACGAGCTTTCGGCCTCGGACCTGCAGCACGAGGACGTCGAGGTGATCGTGGTGCTGGAGGGGGTGGTGGAGACCACGGGCATCACCACGCAGGCCCGCACCTCCTACGTGTCCGAGGAGATCCTGTGGGGGCAGCGCTTCGTGCCCACGGTCTCCGAGGAGGACGGCATGTACGCGGTGGACTACTCCAAGTTCGGTAATACCGTGAAGGTCCCGACGCCGTCCTGCAGCGCCAAGAAACTGGACGCGGCAGGCGGCATCGCTCGGTATAAACTGAACGAGGGCGTCACCTTGCGGCCGTCTGTGAGAAGGCGACGGGCCTCCGCGCTGGTCCGCAGGCCCAGGATGGAGAGCTAGAAAACTGATGATCCATGTAAAACCATGGCTGCCAGCATTTTGTATGAGGATCAGTTGAGTAGAAGGTTAATGAAATAACAGaatcataatttattttataatgtatatatgCCCATAAGCAATAGTCCACCATCTCCACGCACTCAAATATGCACACGTTTTACTCAGGGCCAGTATGATAAAGCACAAAGTCAGAATGCACTGAAGTGTATGAGATGTGACTGTTCTTCAACCTGAGGAGTCCAGAATTTAGAGAAAGCACAGTTTGGAtgtgttttaactgttttttttttattttatttgtaatttagaGAGACTGCATGTATCTAAAAGTAATAAAGGAGAATGCTTCATGTAAAGTGTGTTGTGGATGGAGAGGCCACATAATGTTACTTAAAGGGGTAGTCTGacagtgtaaaaatgcatttccatCAAACCGGGGACCCAGAAGCAAAGCTCGACCGGTGCTGGAGTTTTGAAGCCCATGTTGAGATGTGAGTTTACAAAAACCAATCCTTTGATTAGAATCCTTTAAATCTGGCTAGAAAAGAAGTAAAACCAAACTAGATACTGTGTGACATTTTACGAATGAAAATCTTGGGATGGATGCTGCTGCTTCTAAATGACCCGTTTCACCGGTTTTTGTCGTTTCCGAACTTCATGTCATTTATCAGCCAACATAGAATAACGCCACTACCGATGTATACTTCATCTGTGCAAAGCCAATGTTGACCAATGGTGACACgacacaattattttttttaaggtcaaaAGCAAAGCAGCAGGGGCCTACGTTTCCTGGCCCTCCCTTCCTGGTGGACTCCCACGTCTGTCAAACTTAAATGAACCCAATTTCACGCAGGACCTTTTTTGTTATGCATCTCTAGTCTCCACACTAAAaactgagataaccctgatgacatcgcTAAGATaccatctgttgtttttttctcaggacttgacaaagctcctcagGAGTCACAGGGGACATCACGCAAATGCACATTCGAAGGGCTGAGTGGTACCGCACATGACTAATAAACTGTGTGTAAATGCgatggagtgcccctttaagaaTGGCAACACTTTCATGGTGCTACACACAAGACACATTTCTTTACTCTTGCATAATTGACACAAACTCATTCTTAAAAAAGACTAGGAGGCAGGCTggcatttctctcttttattagATTATAATCCGCAgagcttaaaatattaaattgcttttaacttagttaataattaaaatacataaaaacgAGAGCCAGAACTGAAGAaccctgcaaaaaaaagaaaaaagaattaaaataaataaaaaaaggagaattaTAAACCCATCCTCCTCCATACAGAGGCTGTCTGACAGAACCCGCTTGCGATTCTTTGTACAGTAAAGTCCAAGCAGACTGTGCATTTTCTATACACGTGTAATGATaccattattgttattatttctgAACTAATTCTCCTCTGataatcattttcaaaatttaaagggacgagtaaaaacaaaaaccagaagATTTTTAAGTTTGCACTGGGAGTACTGGTGTCTGTTaaacagcaaagcagctccaccccCATCCCTCTaacccctctctctgtctccatctctccctctgtgggCCTGCAGACATTACCTCATGTCTTTGTCCTTCTGTGCTGCTggagggggtggtggtggtggtggtttaaagggctgctgctgtgctgaacGATGGGCAGCAGTCTGTCTCAAAGCATCTTTTCTCTGATCAGATTAGAGATCTAACATAcaatctttattattttcttctgtgtctCCCTGTTTCTGTGTCATTCTCTATGTGTTTGCTGCCCTCTACAGGTAGGCTCTGGGACATGTTTTCTGGGGGTACACCGGGGGATTATGTGACTACACTGCAGTTAAACATAATCTGTCATACGGAGGGCTGAGCAGTCTGGAGAACAAGGGAcagagagtggagaaaaaagaaagagagcaacTTCTCTCTGGCAGCAGTGATGTATTCTCTCAGGTCCTGAGTAGGAAGCACTTTAAACATCCCCGACATAAGCAACCCAAACAGTGATTGGCTAGTATTGCCCCATCAGGCAGTAACGTGGCTCCCTACTGGCCAGCGTAGTGGCCATGCGCCTGCACACCACTTCTCGCCGCTGCAGGAGGAAGGATGGACGAGCCCGCAGGTGAGCAGAGACGCCTCTTCTCcacacatcaacaacaacactgtACAATAGTAGGTCAAAGCAAAGCAGAGCCCCCttcctgtactgtatgttaggTAGAGGATAGAGGGAGGCGAAGGGCTGACAGACACACTGcaccccccctcccaaaaaaaaaaaaaactgaaaaaaaaaaaaaaacttcaacaaaaaaaaaaatgtaataaaaccaaaaataaaacatacacatactttTTTTGTTCCTAGTTTAAATTGCAGAGAAGATGGGAGGGATTTGCCCCTGGGAGGAACGCTCACGCCAATTCCTGCTGGCGTGACAAACCCCTCCCAGCCACCCCAAACCCCCCCCGAAAACCCTCCCCCCTTCCTTCCGGCTGGTTGGTTGGTGTCGTAGCGAAATATAAGGGTAGTGGAAGGTCTCTTTAAGTCCTGCTGGCACTGAGGAAGGGGGCCAGGCcgtctttccttctctcctctatCTTATCTTCTATCACCCCCGGGGCTGCTTTCTCACGGCCGCCCCCGCTCATCTCTCCGTCACGTGGTTTTGTGATGAGGGGGAGGGCGCTGAGGCAGGGGCGGATGGGGCCGGGGTAGGCGCGGGTGGCGGGGCGGGTGTGCAGAGGATTTCGGACAGGTCGTCCATGATACAGGTCTCCTTGGGGTCGACCAGGTTGAATTCCCTTACGAAAACGATGAAATGTGCATACAGAGTGTTCAAGTGGCCCTGCAGGTCGAGAGCCACCGTCTCTTTAAAGTGCGCCCAGTAGAGGTGAGCCAGCACGTGGAACAGGTACCGGCAGATCTTCTTTACCAAGGACTCAAAGGAGTTGGGAAACTCTTTGCctgaagggagagaaggaaattaACCACAGGAGAGACGGCATCAGAATCTGAAATCACTAtatattttaaaggaacagGCTGGTGGTGTTCTTCGGTTTTCTAATTTtcaacaaatcaaatgaaaagactaaaacaaacaacGTGTTAGTCTGACTCAATACTGGTCTTCCTACCCTTTCTAGAGTGCAACTTCCCCAGGCCCATTCGTTCCTACTGatgatgtaaatctttaaaaacaagtgaCAAAGCTTTTTCCTAAAACACCTGGGCTCTGTAGTTTTACTCAGGAGTAAACAATGCatttgtttgggactatttttAGCCATGGATTAACAAACAGTTGGTGAATTAGTGAGTATTTACGGCCGCAGGATGACGTAGGTGgcactgactcaaaataaactacagtctGTGTTCATGCtgatgaaggaacgtgtcaccCAGTTCGACTGTGTGGTTCACTGATGTCTTTTcaaatagtttttggacaacaaagGAGGAATACTTTTTAGTAAGATCAActcttttttggttttagtttttaaatgtgatttgttgacattaagaaaaatatagaatattacCACCAGGCCTGTTAAATAATAGTAGAGCTGaaaattaatcgattaatcagttggCAGACAATGAATCTGCAagaattaattttctgttcaacCAACTatgacccaaaaaaaataaatttctggttccaaagttgaaaaatctggttttatttattttctgatattcAGAAAAATTCTGATGAGGACTTTACAAACCAAATTACTAAAtagttaattgagaaaattaatcagcagatCAATCGATAGTGAAAATAACTAAGATGCAGCCCTTAATAATCATTTCTATCATTTCTTTTTGGACCACCACTAATTTTCCTTATCCCTGTATTCCACCAGCTGAggcagcagggggcagcagcGTGTAACATTTCGGGGCCCCCGCAGGCCTGCAAACAGAGTAGATGCTCACCGTATTTTGTAGGAAAGATTTCCTCATCTGTGACCAGTTTCTGACAAAGACTCATTACAAAGTCGACATATTGTGGAGCAGTGCACTTCGTCTTCTTCCCCCTCTCGTCATACCAGTAGTATATTCtggaaagagacagataaagaaaaTCCAATCCCTGTTGTCAggtacacattaaaaaaaacaaaaaaacagatgacatAACAGTATTACTGAGGAGCAGGATATTATTCAATGACTGTGAAGTGGCTTTTAATTGATCATGATGAATGTTTTTCTGAAGAATGTTTGTGGCTGGATAGGAGCAGCTCAGACACAAACAGGAGTATTTCCTGGAATGTAAACTTGTTCTGTGGagcaggaagagaaaacaacGTACAGGTGACCTATGAGACATAATTGgctcatgaaaaataaactgctcTATTTCCTCATGCAGGGAAAACCCATATTACCGGTGATGTCTCACTTTCTGAAGGGCACAGATCATAATGAAGATACAGCATGGTGTCTCATACTAACACATTCTTATCCAGATGTCATGTTagcatgttttcatttcatttgacttgCTGAACCCTGTGCCCCGGAGCTTTAATTTCCTGATTGGGCCAAATTCCCTGCAGTCACAGGAGTTAACGGGACACTGATCCCCCCCCAGTCCTCGGGCCAGTCCTGCTGTTGGTGAAATATTTCCAGAGGGGCTGACACAGATAGCTGAATTGTCAGAGGGGGCTTGGAGTCGTAGATAACAAAAGTCAAACAGCAGGTCAGCAAACACCTTAGATATAGATGTTGGAGCAGCAGGCGGCTATTAGCGAGCGAATGAAGGAGGAGACGGTGAAACAGGGCTAGTAAGGTAACCAAAGAGACGAAAGGAAGATCTCAGTGATCTGGAAAGGTCAATTAATAAGTAGataaaatggtgaaaagaaATGTGTGCGTAGGTGTAGCCGTCTTATTAGAGTGGGAGCCAGTGGGGCAGACATTACAAATCCTGAGGAATGTAAAACGTCCACATAACTGACCTTGCAGGAGGGAGACCTACTGACCACAGCGCCAGGACCAGACTTACAATACACTTACTCACACAGCATTAgactgagtgtttgtgtgtgggagagacactggctgaaatacaaaacaaaccttCTCCAATCCTACATACCCACACAGACATGATTAAACTATGGCTATTTATAGTAATATACCGTATACAGAGCTGCTTCACAAGGGGCCCTATTTATGAACACACACTTTGGGGCTCAATAGCATTTGGGTGAATATAAATCCTTACAAATTCCTTATCTAATTTATTAAGTTTTTGCTGACTTAATACTCAAAAAGTAattattcagaattttttttttttttttagtttccttAGCGTTTGGAGATGGGATGAATTGGGTGCACAGCTGTCTTATATTacttttttgaataaataacttttctcttgtatcatattttcttttaacttattttttatgtcatttcttctttcctctgtagTCTCgtggatatttgtttttaattcgTTTTGAGGTTATAGGGTGGGCTGGTGGTGGTACAGGTAAGTTATCAAGAGAATGGTGGGAACGAGGGCTCGCTGTACGGTGCAGGTACACGCAGTATATATGACTATGTGATATCTGGCTGCAACTGCCCAGTGTGTATGTTTAAAGTATGcagtaaaagcagtaaaaatgtgtttgctatTAAGCCAAATGAATACTTAATGTTTTGTACACTGCCCTTTGttaataagaaataaaagacGTAATAACAGATTTGTGAGTGAAGCTTAATTTGCTCAAGCATTTTACCAACCAAATTCAAAATGGAACCAGCtatctgaaaacaaacactaatGAAGAGTGTAAGCCCAttaccatctctctctcacacacacacacacacacacacacacacacacacacacacacacacacacacacacacacacacacacacacacacacacacacacacacacacacaaaactatcTACCCACCCATACAAAATGGGTCTAAATAGCTACCAAATGGTTCCGTTCCCTCATAGCTCATGGAAACATTTTCTTCCAAAAATAGTGCTGGGCTCTGCCTTGGGGCAGGGGCACTGACGCTGCTGCGACTCTGGCACAGTCAGTTTACACCGCAGAGCGGGGCGCGGCTGCCAGGTCCTGCACGGGCAGGAAAGGGTGGGGTGCTGGGCAGCGGGCGGCGGAGGAAGGTACAATCATAAATGGTGGGCCTTGTCTTGGATACCTGGTCAGTCAAACCAGAATGCATTAAAACTTCTTTGTTAAATCCGGAGTCAAGCTGGGAGACAAACTATAAAACttaattctgtgtttttcctcttgatGAACACATTACCTCTGTTTTCCACAGGTCAacaggcagagaaaacaaaaacatgttaatctgcacttctgtctcctctctttaCATACCGCAGGCGAAGCACCTTTTTTCTTCGTCCATTTCTCAAGGTATGGGATAGTAGCAGTAGATTAAAGTGACAGCAGTGGAAAACTCCACTGTTGACTGAGAGGCTACCGCGTGACAGGCTTCTTTCTCAC from the Xiphias gladius isolate SHS-SW01 ecotype Sanya breed wild chromosome 8, ASM1685928v1, whole genome shotgun sequence genome contains:
- the mob2a gene encoding MOB kinase activator 2a isoform X3; amino-acid sequence: MGVLVCCNCFFYRKSKTKPNGKKPPAEEKKQYLEPEFTKIRVVDFDLKELVVLPREIDLNEWLASNTTTFFNLINLQYSTISEFCTGDTCQAMTACNTIYYWYDERGKKTKCTAPQYVDFVMSLCQKLVTDEEIFPTKYGKEFPNSFESLVKKICRYLFHVLAHLYWAHFKETVALDLQGHLNTLYAHFIVFVREFNLVDPKETCIMDDLSEILCTPAPPPAPTPAPSAPASAPSPSSQNHVTER
- the mob2a gene encoding MOB kinase activator 2a isoform X4 — its product is MDWLMGKSKTKPNGKKPPAEEKKQYLEPEFTKIRVVDFDLKELVVLPREIDLNEWLASNTTTFFNLINLQYSTISEFCTGDTCQAMTACNTIYYWYDERGKKTKCTAPQYVDFVMSLCQKLVTDEEIFPTKYGKEFPNSFESLVKKICRYLFHVLAHLYWAHFKETVALDLQGHLNTLYAHFIVFVREFNLVDPKETCIMDDLSEILCTPAPPPAPTPAPSAPASAPSPSSQNHVTER
- the mob2a gene encoding MOB kinase activator 2a isoform X1 → MLGDYCSFSGDKTDMHSQRNSKNGLSCKMVLQAVGKVLRKSKTKPNGKKPPAEEKKQYLEPEFTKIRVVDFDLKELVVLPREIDLNEWLASNTTTFFNLINLQYSTISEFCTGDTCQAMTACNTIYYWYDERGKKTKCTAPQYVDFVMSLCQKLVTDEEIFPTKYGKEFPNSFESLVKKICRYLFHVLAHLYWAHFKETVALDLQGHLNTLYAHFIVFVREFNLVDPKETCIMDDLSEILCTPAPPPAPTPAPSAPASAPSPSSQNHVTER
- the kcnj11 gene encoding ATP-sensitive inward rectifier potassium channel 11, with the protein product MLSRKGLIPEDYVLTRLAEDVLQPKFKAKPGKARFVAKNGTCNVAHTNIREQGRFLQDVFTTLVDLKWLHTLIIFTMSFLCSWLLFGMIWWLVAFAHGDLDRRGGDFVPCVTDVESFSSAFLFSIEVQVTIGFGGRMITEECVSAIIILIVQNIVGLVINAIMLGCIFMKTAQANRRAETLIFSKHAVISVRNNKLCLMIRIGDLRKSMIISATVRMQVVRRTTTEEGELVPLDQIDIQIDNPVGTNGIFLVSPLIICHVIDKASPLYELSASDLQHEDVEVIVVLEGVVETTGITTQARTSYVSEEILWGQRFVPTVSEEDGMYAVDYSKFGNTVKVPTPSCSAKKLDAAGGIARYKLNEGVTLRPSVRRRRASALVRRPRMES
- the mob2a gene encoding MOB kinase activator 2a isoform X2: MRFKRNGSYTLNRKSKTKPNGKKPPAEEKKQYLEPEFTKIRVVDFDLKELVVLPREIDLNEWLASNTTTFFNLINLQYSTISEFCTGDTCQAMTACNTIYYWYDERGKKTKCTAPQYVDFVMSLCQKLVTDEEIFPTKYGKEFPNSFESLVKKICRYLFHVLAHLYWAHFKETVALDLQGHLNTLYAHFIVFVREFNLVDPKETCIMDDLSEILCTPAPPPAPTPAPSAPASAPSPSSQNHVTER